The genomic segment TACGTAAGTCGTTTAATTTGCTCCTCAATTAATGCTATTTCTCTTtagttataaaatatttttattgttttcgaATTTGGTCGTGTTGAACCCTAAAAACTAATTTCTTCTCGATCGAAATTATTCGGGTTTTCTTAATTGCACCGTCTgtcctgttttttttttttttttaaaaaaaaaaaaaccatcgtGCAAAACCTTAATACATATTAAGGGAAAACTGTATTTTTGTCATATATTTATCTCTTTGTGATTTTGTTTTTAGTTGTCGCCAAATTctattctttttcttttatctttatttttatgatattctTAGTTTTCATTGAGAATGTTGATATCAAGCACAAGTCAGCAGCATCTCGAAGTTACATCATTGTCATGTCaggaaaataactaaaattgtacacaaaaaaataataatatattattatttaaaatctgACAACATAAACAATCAAATTcacacaaaaaataaatatatataaccaAAAATACATATTTCCAAAATAACAATATAGAACTAATTGTCTGTTGATCAGTAATACTAAGTCAAACTTTCATGCACTAAAAATagcttcttttttttaaaaaaataataataattttgcacCGACAAAACATCCATGCCTGTAAACTGGAGTGAAGTCAAGTGACGCGGTGTTGTGTTGTTGGTCGATTAAATATAAAGTTAATTTCAGAGCACGTAAATTTAATAACACTTATCTCACTATATATATTAATACATTGTAGATCGAGTAGTAAAATTGTAGACCGCAACAAAAAAATGTCTAATTATAAGTGGAATCTCTGAGAAATTtatcaaatattattattatttaaattgagatGGTTAATGAGAATTCTTgggatagtatataatatagtcAACATTTGGAGCCAAAAGTAATGGGGTGTACCTAATGGCAATGTTCACAAGGCAAGCAACATGCTAGACAAGTGTACGTACACTAAAGGatgtaaaaataatataatttagatCCAAAGTCAACATTTTACCTAACaacaaaatcttgaaaattttagttttaattattaatttttggttTTTTGACTAGCAAAAAATAATCGGAGAAGCAGACATAAAGCTTGACAGAAAAAAGGCCGACATTTGAATATAAGGTTTACTTATAAGacttaaatataatattataattaatttatacatGTACGACACACACATTGCGTGTGTAATTCTTATATGAATACTaactatatttaaatataaacaattgAATTGAGAAGATAGGTAGAACTTAGAATTAAGTTGAAGTAAATTTTCGATTATTAAACTTTGAAGAGGTTTAGTTTTTAGAACTCTGTTATTTAAAGGAAGATATCGAAATTAAATTAAGAAGAGAATTGGGAGAGACGCTTATTATATGTCCaagattgaaattttttttttctatccaAATGACATTAGGACAAAATGGACataaagatttgatatgatttaccACACCAAAACAGTTATGTAATTAATCATCGTCGGTATGTGTTGTCTGTTTATATAAtcgtttttataattaatttgatttatatttaatatcataattataaaattCAATGACGGATCATACTCCAGTTTGAAATGACTACATATTACAATTTGATTGATTATATTTAAATGGATGACATAGCATAATTGTGAAAATTAGTGAAGGACTAAcatgcaattttaaaataataaatatgtatatataaaaaacGAAATAGACCATTAATGCACACACTTAATAAAAAAAAGTACgagatataataaatatataataattaattcgTTTTTATGTGTCCACTTAGTTGTTGAGAAGATAACATAGTCGGTCGATTTAGTATCAAAGAACTCAATTATTACATTTAATAGAAAAAGTATCGATTGCATCAATGGTTTGAGCATTCACACATAGGAATGTGAATTATAATTATCCGAGAAAATTGATGAATCATgctttaggcaaaaacttgtgtgagacggtctcacatgtcgtattttgtgagacagatatcttatttgggtcatccatgaaaagatattactttttactgtgaatatcggtatggttgactcgtctcacaaataaagattcgtgagactgtctgaCAAGAGACCTACATCATGCTTTATACACGTGTATATAGTGCAATTAATTAGATGTATTCATTCGACATCTTTGTGCTATgatcaatatttacatgtcaCTCGGTATTTGTTATTATGTTATAATATTGAATATTAAATGTGAAATTAGATATCCGGATTATATATTTTGTGACGTAGCTATTTGAAATTGGGATCTTGAAAAATGTGTTGTTCGTGGAGAGATTTCAACAAAATTAGGTGGAAATGTGAGCCAGTAGTTTTATATTTTCCGAAGCAAAGTTTAGGGAGGAATAATTATTGGTACCCCGTCGATTCAATGGAAAAACCTCAGCCTACTATCGGTATTCATTTTCACACATCCTCTTAACAAATTGCTTCAAATATTCTTTTCTAATTTCTTTACTTatcattataatttttaaaatttattgattttattttatcatattgtttgacttataaaatattattgagtataaatttatatatacgaATAATTTTTCATAGTGGTCATTAATATGATTGAGAATAAGAAACAAGCtttttgatttttcaaatttgttTATTGGGTTTTCTATAAATAAATGGGTAAGAAACAAATATATTAATTGGGCCTTATTAATTGAAAACTCCAACTTGGGCTGGTCCATACTCTGTTTCAAGGCCACATTTTCATCTTTCATATTCCAGTTTGGACGAGCTACGCCCAAATAAAACCCATGCACATAGATAGACACACTTTCAAAGCACAAGTTTAACAGTCTGTTGGTTGTCTCACATCGATTGAATAAATTTCATAGAAGTTGAATATATAgacttaataaataattttttctctTTGAGCTAGTTTTGGAGTTGACTCAAGTCGTAATCTTAACCTAAATATGTTACACAATTGATTTCTTCCGCTTCAATAACTCTTAACACGGCCTTGCTCTTTATTCTTCATGACACTAAATGTCTATCACTGCTTTTTATCTTGTATATCTTCTGGTCCCACATGAAGCAAGAGATAAGGCGCAGCCCTTCATTTTGGGCATGAAAATTCCAAAAAATTTATGTGCCAATGACAAAGAAAAAAACCCCCACCAAATGAGTCACGAAGTTGGACCATTCATGCAATCTCGTGGCCAACATTATCTGTCGAACCAATCCATTTAAGCAAAGCCAGGAAATAAATGTCAAATTTACCTTTTACAAACCAACTAGCTATGCCTATACTAAACATTTATTGCCATTCAAAAGTAcgtgaaatatattttttgtatgtTTTATACCTAAAAAATCCGAATTCATCTGATAGCTTGGATGTAATGAAAATTGTTCAGTCATAATAAGCTCGACTAAATTGTCTTCCGCCTAGTTAATCAACCCAACTTAACCGTGTCAAATTTTATCCGCGTATACCATTTTTTCTAATCTCAAATTTGGTATATAACACTTAAAAATAGAAGAGGaattgtgttttattttaagaaagTGAGACGATTTCAATATTCGTGAGATAAATCGATCTGGTAGATATTTGGAGTGAAACACAAAATTGATACgaagtttttgttttttttgtttttttttttgacaaaattaattaatttattacgAATAAGAGTTATTATAATCTTCATGCAAAACATCAATAATAGAATCTGGTGGTAGAATCCAGATCATGGGACGAGCATGGAAACAAGATGCCCTTGCAAGATTATGAGCAACCTTATTTGCTTGTCGTCGTGTAAAGCAGACCTTGTATGATGGTCGTTGACGAAGGATTATCGGCACGCAGAAATTAGTATACCAAATTCTGAATCATCCTCTCTTCGTGAATTAAATGCATCGATTACAACTTTAGAGTCTGATCCAAATGTTACCTCTTGTATGCCCATGTCATCCACCCAACTGAGAGCCTCTTTGAAGGCCATTGCTTCAGCTTCTTTGATTTCCACTAGGCCTGGGATGGCATTTGTTCTGGCACTTATGAAGGAGCCCATGGAGTCTCGAAGCACCATTCCCATTCCTGTGTTTCTACTTTCATTATGTAATGTTGCATCTACATTACATTTGAAAGTTGGTGCTTGTGGTTTTTTCCAAGTATAAGACTGGTTGGACTGTTGCCTATTAGCTTCGTTTGATCCCTCAATGCCACGCACCCCCTTCCAATCAGATAGCAACTGCATCGCTGAATCAACAACTTGATGAGCTGTATTCGATATCCTGTTCCATAGTTTCTCGTTGCGAGCTCTCCATATACCCCATAACACCATTGCAATTTTGTCCATTGCAGTTTCCGGAGCCTTACTAAGGATTTGGAATAGCTATTGTACAAAGCCTTCTGCCTCATTTGATAAGGATAGCACAAGATGCCACATACCGATAATCTCCCAGCAGTGTTTTGCAAGTGGACAGAAAATGAAGAGGTGCCAGGAATTTTCCCACTCACTTCCACAAGTAGCACACGAAATTGGTACTGTTATGTGTTTCTTTTGGAGATTTCCTCTGTTCGGTAAAACATCCCTAGCTGTACGCCATAGAAACGTCTTTACCTTGGGTGGGATTTTTAGGTTCCACAGCTTCTGCCACTCTCCTTGGATCTTATTTTCTTCACTCCCCACTAGGATCTCTTGGGCAATTTTGTATCCTGAGCGTACAGAGTATTTACCATTATTCCCATGATGCCATATGCATTTGTCTCCTTCAGTGTTCAAGTGCACAGGAATGCATGGAAATATATTATTATCCTAATTTAACTATTTTTCTTGTTCACAGACACCAGTAGAATTCTGGATAATAGTAGAAACTGGATTGCATAAATAAAAGGTCGTTGGCGCTGAACTCTTTTTCAGAATTACAGTTTACATTTGTCATTTTCAGCCAATATAATCGCTTTCTTTGATTCATTAATCTAAAATAAGATTTTAGCAAGTGAGACCCATCTCTACAAATTCAATCTATTATCTTGAAAAAAGAGTGGCCATTAAAAATGGGTGGCTCCTGCATGTCTCGTGTGACAGTTGTATTGGATTTGTATTTATCAGGAAACTCAAAGGCACAGAACTGTGATTTCTTTGAAGCGTCTTTAACCTTATAACAAAGATAATGCTATTATTATAGtaattattttgttttggtactttgaaacttaaataattaaagaaattttcaaga from the Primulina tabacum isolate GXHZ01 chromosome 8, ASM2559414v2, whole genome shotgun sequence genome contains:
- the LOC142554262 gene encoding uncharacterized protein LOC142554262 — its product is MDKIAMVLWGIWRARNEKLWNRISNTAHQVVDSAMQLLSDWKGVRGIEGSNEANRQQSNQSYTWKKPQAPTFKCNVDATLHNESRNTGMGMVLRDSMGSFISARTNAIPGLVEIKEAEAMAFKEALSWVDDMGIQEVTFGSDSKVVIDAFNSRREDDSEFGILISACR